The Terriglobales bacterium genome has a window encoding:
- a CDS encoding chemotaxis response regulator protein-glutamate methylesterase, producing the protein MELGPKTRVLVVDDSTFMRKVLQSIITADPQMEVIGEARDGREAVAMADSLRPDVVSMDIMMPHVDGLQATQMIMSKNPRPIVIVSSETKEGADITLKALELGAIDFVPKPVSGIDLDMQHLRDELCRKLKVASRVRVIRTITRSGAKPPAASSYSEGKFTPSEASSQVSLLASGNAKFPIVVVAASTGGPQMLMQFVPALPRDFGAAVLLVQHMPGTFTAQFAKQLAEVSAVRVKEAENNDPLQPASVYVCPGARHMRVMANGRLSIEGGERINGYRPCADVAMETAATYAGPMTIAVVLTGMGADGSKGVQAVKTAGGHVIAQDEVTSVIFGMPAEAIKTGMVDQVLAIDAIMPAIEKRILYLMGAAEVGVV; encoded by the coding sequence ATGGAGCTTGGACCCAAAACTCGGGTGCTGGTTGTCGATGACTCCACCTTCATGCGCAAGGTGTTGCAGAGCATCATCACTGCCGATCCGCAGATGGAGGTGATTGGGGAAGCCCGCGATGGGCGAGAGGCGGTGGCGATGGCGGACTCGCTGCGTCCCGACGTGGTCAGCATGGACATCATGATGCCCCACGTCGATGGCTTGCAAGCGACGCAGATGATCATGTCGAAGAATCCGCGGCCGATCGTAATTGTCAGCTCGGAAACCAAGGAAGGCGCTGACATCACGCTCAAGGCGCTCGAACTGGGGGCCATCGATTTTGTTCCCAAGCCGGTCAGCGGCATCGATCTCGACATGCAGCATCTGCGCGACGAGCTGTGCCGGAAGCTGAAGGTTGCATCACGAGTGCGGGTTATCCGCACCATCACGCGCAGCGGCGCTAAGCCACCGGCGGCTTCTTCCTATTCGGAAGGCAAGTTCACGCCCAGCGAGGCGAGTTCGCAAGTCAGTCTTCTCGCCAGTGGAAATGCCAAATTCCCCATCGTCGTGGTGGCGGCTTCCACTGGAGGGCCGCAGATGCTAATGCAATTCGTTCCCGCATTACCGAGAGACTTCGGGGCCGCTGTTCTTCTCGTGCAACACATGCCGGGAACCTTCACTGCGCAGTTTGCCAAGCAGTTGGCTGAGGTCTCCGCGGTACGTGTGAAAGAGGCGGAAAACAATGACCCGCTACAACCGGCCAGCGTCTATGTCTGCCCGGGAGCACGGCACATGAGAGTCATGGCCAATGGACGCCTGTCAATCGAGGGTGGCGAGCGGATCAACGGCTACCGACCTTGCGCCGATGTCGCCATGGAGACCGCGGCCACCTACGCCGGTCCCATGACGATAGCAGTTGTCCTGACTGGAATGGGAGCAGACGGTTCCAAAGGGGTACAGGCAGTAAAGACTGCCGGAGGGCATGTCATCGCGCAGGATGAAGTTACTTCGGTAATTTTCGGAATGCCCGCAGAGGCGATAAAAACCGGAATGGTGGATCAGGTGCTGGCCATTGACGCCATCATGCCCGCCATCGAGAAGCGCATCCTCTATTTAATGGGCGCTGCGGAAGTAGGTGTAGTGTGA
- a CDS encoding hybrid sensor histidine kinase/response regulator codes for MSTSGSEFIEVFLEEASQHLQYLREYCNILQDPYPVPAELDRLYVAAHTLVGSSAMYGYPLFSEVSSKLAHIFQYAMNASISAEASGPLVEFISEAVAVLESDLLMISSDHAEAQDEIDAFRQKYPFAFQGATTVKANDGQEETAAGVSAQTHPEIAEPSGDDLLSPDLPPDGEVAGEVMEFFVPEAEEHLQTVTDCLLALEANPRSEDIHRLFRAMHTIKGSAAQVGLQRISRVAHRAEDLIGRLRDGALEPSPEIVDLCLEAADTLKKFLYRQWPDESTLQSSVKSLLARIARLVPEEEPEQEEVAEGSQASTAAVAESTGPQEIHAEELHIDEPGWEPEGTKESEGESEGEVLVAAPSAAATPTALVPAPPTTDDEDPTRGFRNPAAAPASKSVRIALERLDRMMNAVGELVINRTRMLGRLAELERLADVLNFSKARLIDKITEFQEKYEFNRLPHGQASRLAAGPPMFTPAGGDGSFARSLGWHPAESYPFRGGYSSYSRSFDPALAEFSDLEMDRYDEFNILSRSLTEISADITEVLSQLDGFVRRVDGDIDEFTKLAHRLQDEITQARMVPIGNLYTRIARTARDAAKAANKLIELQLEGAETELDNNIIQQIADPLLHLVRNAVAHGIERPDERYDNGKPDHGNVAVRAYHRGNHIYIEVEDDGRGIDYNKVRSTAVELGLVTYERASQLSERELLELLFHPGFSTAPRKSELAGRGVGLDVVRSNLTALNGEIDIDTQQGLGTRFTLKVPLTLIISQALFVRCGNMQFAFPLSFVEEIRRLRSQEIEEIGGKLLTKVRDEVTEVVRLDKELGLDPIEPINGFFRMVIVSAGGRQVGIVVEEVLRKDEIVIKSLGEYLRNVKLFPGVTIAPEGSLILLIDLNRLIAGESIERKPLMLSAAAARVFAPGAIAVAAGEIPSEVMAPVPDEKIIVLADDSISVRKFVGRMLEKAGYRVKLAADGLEALELIAQGRCDLVITDLEMPRTNGYELMMHLRQNPTTQSIPVLVVTSRAGAKHRERAISEGATAFLVKPVQEDQLISSVAQLLGASLTSPAESSEQVPASN; via the coding sequence TTGAGCACGTCGGGATCCGAGTTCATCGAAGTGTTTCTGGAGGAGGCTTCCCAGCATCTCCAGTACCTGCGTGAGTACTGCAACATCCTGCAGGATCCCTACCCGGTTCCGGCGGAACTCGACCGGCTCTACGTTGCTGCCCACACCCTGGTAGGCTCGTCCGCCATGTATGGGTACCCGCTGTTCTCTGAAGTGTCGAGCAAGCTGGCTCACATTTTTCAGTATGCGATGAACGCAAGCATCAGCGCGGAAGCTTCCGGTCCCCTGGTCGAGTTCATCTCCGAAGCGGTAGCGGTGCTCGAGTCCGATCTCCTGATGATCAGCAGCGATCACGCCGAGGCTCAGGATGAAATCGATGCCTTCAGGCAGAAGTATCCGTTTGCATTCCAGGGGGCAACGACCGTCAAGGCAAACGACGGCCAGGAAGAAACAGCGGCAGGTGTTTCGGCCCAAACTCATCCAGAGATAGCCGAGCCCTCAGGCGATGATCTGCTTTCGCCTGACCTGCCGCCCGATGGCGAGGTAGCGGGCGAGGTGATGGAATTCTTCGTGCCTGAGGCCGAAGAACACCTGCAAACCGTAACCGACTGCCTGCTGGCGCTCGAAGCCAACCCGCGCAGCGAAGACATTCACCGGCTCTTCCGCGCCATGCACACCATCAAGGGTTCGGCGGCGCAGGTCGGACTCCAACGCATCTCGCGTGTCGCGCATCGGGCGGAAGACCTGATTGGGCGGCTGCGGGATGGCGCCCTCGAGCCCAGTCCGGAGATCGTCGATCTCTGCCTGGAAGCAGCCGATACGCTCAAAAAGTTTCTTTACCGGCAGTGGCCCGACGAAAGCACGCTGCAGAGCTCAGTCAAATCTCTGCTGGCACGCATCGCTCGCCTGGTCCCTGAAGAAGAACCTGAACAAGAAGAGGTAGCGGAGGGATCTCAGGCAAGTACAGCCGCCGTGGCCGAAAGCACTGGCCCGCAGGAGATTCACGCCGAAGAGCTGCACATCGACGAACCCGGATGGGAGCCGGAGGGCACAAAAGAATCGGAAGGTGAGTCTGAGGGTGAAGTGCTGGTAGCTGCCCCGTCGGCGGCCGCCACGCCTACGGCGCTCGTTCCAGCCCCGCCGACCACAGATGACGAAGATCCAACCCGTGGCTTCCGCAACCCTGCGGCGGCGCCCGCCTCAAAATCGGTACGCATTGCACTGGAACGGCTCGATCGCATGATGAATGCGGTTGGCGAACTGGTGATCAACCGCACGCGCATGCTGGGCCGGTTAGCAGAACTCGAGCGCCTGGCCGACGTTTTGAACTTCTCCAAGGCTCGACTAATCGACAAAATAACCGAGTTCCAGGAAAAATACGAATTTAACCGGCTTCCCCATGGCCAGGCCTCCCGGCTTGCCGCTGGGCCGCCGATGTTTACTCCAGCAGGTGGCGACGGCAGCTTTGCCCGCTCGTTGGGCTGGCACCCCGCGGAGAGCTATCCCTTCCGCGGTGGATACTCGAGTTATTCCCGCAGCTTTGACCCTGCACTGGCCGAGTTCAGCGATCTGGAGATGGACCGCTACGACGAGTTCAACATCCTTTCCCGCTCGCTCACGGAAATCTCGGCCGACATCACCGAGGTTCTCAGCCAGCTCGACGGTTTTGTGCGCCGCGTGGACGGTGATATCGACGAGTTCACCAAACTGGCACACCGCCTGCAGGACGAAATAACACAGGCCCGCATGGTGCCGATTGGCAACCTCTACACGCGCATCGCCCGCACGGCGCGCGATGCCGCCAAAGCGGCTAACAAACTGATCGAGTTGCAGCTGGAGGGCGCCGAGACCGAACTGGACAACAACATCATCCAGCAGATCGCAGATCCTCTGCTGCACCTGGTGCGCAACGCCGTTGCCCACGGTATCGAGCGTCCCGACGAGCGCTACGATAACGGCAAGCCTGACCACGGCAATGTCGCCGTGCGCGCCTACCATCGCGGCAACCACATCTACATCGAGGTGGAAGACGACGGCCGCGGCATCGACTACAACAAAGTGCGCAGCACCGCGGTGGAGCTGGGGCTGGTCACCTACGAACGAGCGTCCCAGCTCAGCGAACGTGAGCTGCTGGAATTGCTCTTCCATCCGGGATTCTCAACCGCGCCGCGAAAATCGGAGCTGGCGGGCCGTGGCGTCGGGCTCGATGTAGTCCGCTCGAACCTTACCGCCCTGAACGGCGAGATCGACATCGATACTCAGCAGGGTCTGGGGACACGCTTCACGTTGAAAGTGCCGCTGACGCTTATCATCTCGCAAGCCTTGTTCGTGCGCTGCGGCAATATGCAGTTCGCCTTCCCGCTCTCTTTTGTGGAGGAAATCCGGCGGCTGCGCAGCCAGGAAATCGAAGAGATTGGCGGCAAACTCCTGACCAAGGTTCGCGACGAAGTCACCGAAGTCGTCCGGCTGGACAAAGAGCTCGGCCTGGACCCGATTGAGCCGATCAACGGCTTTTTCCGCATGGTAATCGTCAGTGCAGGTGGCCGGCAGGTCGGAATCGTGGTTGAAGAAGTACTCCGCAAAGACGAGATCGTCATCAAGAGCCTGGGCGAGTATCTGCGCAACGTGAAGCTCTTCCCAGGGGTCACCATCGCGCCCGAAGGCAGCTTGATCCTGCTGATCGACCTGAACCGGCTGATCGCCGGCGAATCGATTGAGCGCAAACCGTTGATGTTGTCGGCAGCCGCAGCACGGGTCTTTGCTCCAGGTGCCATCGCAGTGGCGGCGGGAGAAATTCCGTCCGAGGTAATGGCCCCAGTGCCAGACGAGAAGATCATCGTCCTGGCCGATGACTCCATCAGCGTCCGCAAGTTCGTGGGCCGCATGCTGGAGAAGGCTGGCTATCGCGTGAAGCTGGCGGCCGATGGCCTGGAGGCTTTGGAATTAATCGCACAGGGCCGCTGCGATCTGGTCATTACCGATTTGGAGATGCCGCGCACCAATGGCTACGAGTTGATGATGCATCTCCGGCAGAATCCCACGACCCAAAGCATTCCAGTGCTGGTCGTCACCTCGCGGGCTGGCGCCAAGCATCGCGAGCGTGCCATCAGCGAAGGCGCGACCGCATTTCTGGTGAAGCCGGTGCAGGAAGATCAGTTGATCAGCAGCGTGGCCCAGCTATTAGGAGCAAGTCTGACGAGTCCGGCCGAGTCATCCGAGCAGGTGCCGGCCAGCAATTAG
- a CDS encoding response regulator, protein MSAPTVYFIDDSATMREVIKIAFRRENIDVVACHDGDAAINQMREAPPDVVISDVIMPGKDGYDVCQLIKQNPATANTPVVLMSGVVNRSVAEKAFAVKADELIRKPFQPQDLIARVKHLLQPKEKDKRTELSVAGRNGQVVANAGASAALSSIFAGPANGGRAATSPSAAGGGVPGTISARFGIPVPPVSTPAPGPVVAPERPAVAPAVAPPPATVTPSPPSVSAATASARSQVSASSDVAKLRIEILRLENLVKKLHSELQAEREYARALEEHVKTLQETE, encoded by the coding sequence TTGAGTGCGCCCACCGTGTATTTCATCGACGATAGCGCCACCATGCGCGAGGTCATCAAGATTGCGTTCCGCCGCGAGAACATTGATGTGGTGGCCTGTCACGATGGGGATGCCGCTATCAATCAAATGCGCGAGGCGCCGCCGGATGTGGTCATCAGCGACGTGATCATGCCGGGCAAAGACGGATACGACGTCTGCCAGCTGATCAAGCAGAATCCGGCGACGGCTAACACCCCCGTCGTGCTGATGTCGGGCGTGGTGAACCGTAGCGTGGCGGAGAAGGCGTTCGCCGTTAAAGCGGACGAGTTGATTCGCAAGCCCTTCCAGCCCCAGGATCTGATTGCCCGGGTGAAGCATCTGCTGCAGCCCAAGGAGAAAGACAAGAGGACAGAACTCTCGGTCGCCGGCCGAAACGGGCAGGTGGTCGCAAACGCAGGAGCCTCGGCGGCACTCAGCAGCATCTTTGCCGGTCCCGCCAATGGCGGGAGGGCTGCGACAAGTCCTTCCGCGGCCGGGGGAGGTGTGCCGGGCACAATTTCGGCGCGCTTTGGCATTCCGGTTCCACCCGTCAGCACTCCAGCACCGGGTCCAGTCGTCGCTCCTGAGAGACCTGCAGTAGCGCCCGCAGTTGCACCTCCACCAGCAACTGTTACACCTTCGCCGCCGAGTGTTTCGGCAGCAACCGCATCCGCGCGGTCGCAGGTGTCCGCTTCGTCAGATGTAGCCAAACTGCGGATTGAGATTTTGCGGCTGGAGAATCTGGTCAAGAAGTTGCATTCCGAATTGCAGGCCGAGCGCGAGTACGCGCGGGCCCTCGAGGAGCACGTAAAGACGTTACAAGAAACCGAGTGA
- a CDS encoding chemotaxis protein CheW encodes MRIGRLQRRSLLATHQGEAAILFSVAGYVFAISASGVAEIQSLRELKPLPFARSSTLNSKVKYILERECGTYFVVDAHHHFHLPQAQSTRVLLLRDSRVALKVDAIERMTEIETLLPLPAAFQGQERQWYRGLALIGNQVVPAVNTASFLSRFEQRALERALSPAKSVERAGVLA; translated from the coding sequence GTGAGGATTGGCCGGCTGCAAAGGCGGAGCCTGCTGGCTACCCATCAGGGCGAGGCCGCGATTCTGTTCTCGGTGGCTGGATACGTGTTCGCCATCTCCGCCAGCGGGGTCGCCGAAATTCAGAGCCTGCGCGAGCTTAAGCCGCTGCCATTTGCAAGATCGAGCACACTGAATAGCAAAGTTAAATACATCCTGGAACGCGAGTGCGGGACCTATTTCGTGGTGGACGCTCATCATCACTTCCATCTTCCTCAGGCGCAAAGCACGCGCGTTCTGCTGTTGCGCGACTCGCGCGTAGCTCTGAAAGTGGACGCCATTGAGCGCATGACGGAAATCGAGACTCTGCTTCCCTTGCCAGCCGCGTTTCAAGGGCAAGAGCGCCAGTGGTATCGCGGGTTGGCGCTGATCGGCAATCAGGTCGTGCCGGCCGTCAATACCGCTTCTTTTCTAAGCCGCTTCGAGCAGAGGGCGCTGGAGCGAGCGCTGTCACCGGCGAAATCTGTCGAACGTGCGGGAGTGCTGGCATGA
- a CDS encoding HAMP domain-containing methyl-accepting chemotaxis protein, which translates to MKGRLSSTVWLTVGMNALALFGVLGLAYVAGQKSAAQGGGVGIEMMAAIGAAVVMTVILASSLSGKLIKPVEDLTHFTERMAAGDDSVRLDATVSNEFGLIAQNWNRVADKMSRAGRDQGAQDSLQRSVTEFLTIVSQIARGDLTLRGKVTNDALGNVVDSVNYMLDNFCRVLERVRKGAVDVQSSASEILVSAEDMASGASQQDQEITNTSSAVEELTVSMKQVSNNAEASAEAARRALDAAEQGNRSVRDTLDGMQRIRASVQATAKKIKSLGDRSLEISEIVNVINDITEQTNLLALNAAIEAARAGEAGRGFAVVADEVRKLAEHSRSATKDIAGLIKAIQAETNEAVVVMEDGTREVEVGAKLADQAGKALEAISSVVRQSAELVQEISLASKQQVRGTEGVANAMQIISSITRQTSQGARQTTHTVERMVKLSEQLNEALFQFKINQHPAGGGPPAAASPEVAVAGRNGGGVRA; encoded by the coding sequence ATGAAAGGTCGTTTGAGTTCGACCGTCTGGTTGACCGTAGGCATGAACGCCCTGGCGCTGTTCGGCGTGCTGGGTCTTGCCTATGTCGCCGGACAGAAGTCAGCCGCGCAAGGCGGAGGCGTCGGGATCGAGATGATGGCTGCGATTGGTGCGGCCGTCGTCATGACCGTGATTCTGGCGTCCTCGCTGAGCGGCAAGCTGATAAAGCCGGTGGAAGACTTGACCCATTTCACCGAACGCATGGCGGCTGGCGATGACAGCGTGCGCCTGGACGCCACCGTGTCCAATGAGTTCGGCCTGATTGCCCAGAACTGGAACCGTGTGGCGGACAAGATGTCGCGCGCCGGCCGCGACCAGGGGGCGCAAGACTCACTGCAGCGCAGCGTCACCGAGTTCCTGACCATCGTCAGCCAGATTGCGCGCGGCGACTTGACCCTGCGCGGCAAAGTCACCAACGACGCGCTGGGCAACGTGGTCGACTCCGTCAACTACATGCTCGACAACTTCTGCCGCGTGCTGGAGCGGGTACGCAAGGGCGCCGTCGATGTGCAATCGAGCGCCAGCGAAATCCTGGTCTCCGCAGAAGACATGGCCAGCGGCGCCAGCCAGCAGGATCAGGAGATCACCAATACGTCATCGGCGGTGGAAGAGCTAACGGTCTCCATGAAGCAGGTGTCCAACAACGCTGAGGCCAGCGCGGAAGCGGCGCGCCGGGCGCTGGATGCTGCCGAACAGGGAAACCGTTCCGTGCGCGACACCCTCGACGGCATGCAGCGCATTCGGGCCTCGGTGCAGGCTACGGCGAAGAAGATCAAGTCGCTGGGTGACCGCTCGCTGGAAATTTCCGAGATCGTTAACGTCATCAACGACATTACCGAGCAGACCAACTTGCTGGCCCTGAATGCTGCGATCGAAGCGGCGCGCGCGGGAGAGGCAGGACGTGGCTTTGCGGTTGTCGCCGACGAAGTGCGCAAGCTTGCCGAGCACTCACGCAGCGCTACCAAAGACATTGCCGGACTGATCAAAGCCATCCAGGCGGAGACCAACGAAGCGGTGGTGGTGATGGAAGACGGCACGCGGGAGGTGGAAGTTGGCGCCAAGCTGGCCGACCAGGCGGGTAAGGCCTTGGAAGCCATCTCCAGTGTGGTGCGTCAGTCGGCAGAGTTGGTGCAGGAGATCTCGCTGGCTTCCAAACAGCAGGTGCGTGGAACGGAGGGCGTGGCCAATGCCATGCAGATCATCTCCAGCATTACGCGGCAGACATCGCAGGGAGCTCGCCAGACCACGCACACTGTGGAACGCATGGTGAAGCTCTCGGAACAACTGAACGAAGCGCTGTTTCAGTTCAAGATCAACCAGCATCCGGCCGGTGGCGGTCCACCCGCGGCGGCCTCACCCGAAGTGGCGGTCGCAGGCCGTAACGGAGGAGGCGTCCGCGCCTGA
- a CDS encoding DUF4388 domain-containing protein: protein MTTSTAAGIGKILIIDSNVFFAKRLAHALEQQGFEVLHSPDTAYAMTMLEWNTPDAIVCATNMRELGAYEIVPILHGDAKTAHIPIVALGESGEKSLMAAFRAGCDDCVDRKLGPENIAAHLRTFLRSREEGFHPTQMLESSVTAMEGSLSHLDLPGVIQMLQHSRQTGSLHINAGDTDGIIIFDGGQLTHAESGELIGDDAVLQIVKNCNRAETGVYKFIHGYAPSTRTVLRSATELMLQALREIDEEEHGNEEEVLF, encoded by the coding sequence ATGACCACTAGTACGGCGGCGGGCATCGGAAAAATTCTAATCATCGACAGCAACGTCTTTTTTGCCAAACGCCTGGCCCACGCGCTTGAGCAGCAGGGATTTGAGGTGCTGCACAGTCCGGACACGGCGTACGCCATGACCATGCTGGAATGGAACACGCCGGACGCCATCGTTTGCGCCACCAATATGCGCGAGCTGGGAGCCTACGAAATCGTTCCCATCCTCCACGGAGACGCCAAGACTGCCCACATTCCGATCGTCGCACTAGGTGAAAGCGGAGAGAAGAGTCTGATGGCTGCCTTCCGCGCCGGCTGCGATGACTGTGTCGACCGTAAGCTGGGTCCGGAAAATATTGCTGCCCACCTGCGCACGTTCCTGCGCAGCCGCGAAGAAGGCTTCCACCCAACGCAGATGCTGGAAAGCTCCGTAACCGCGATGGAAGGGAGCCTCTCGCATCTCGACCTGCCTGGCGTGATCCAGATGCTGCAGCATTCGCGTCAGACAGGATCGCTGCACATCAATGCCGGCGACACGGATGGAATCATCATTTTTGATGGCGGGCAACTCACGCATGCCGAGAGCGGCGAACTCATCGGCGACGATGCCGTGCTGCAGATCGTGAAGAACTGCAATCGTGCCGAGACGGGAGTCTACAAGTTCATTCATGGCTATGCGCCTTCTACCCGCACCGTGTTGCGATCGGCTACCGAGTTGATGCTGCAGGCGCTGCGCGAAATTGATGAAGAAGAGCACGGCAACGAAGAAGAGGTACTGTTTTGA
- a CDS encoding chemotaxis protein CheW yields MKDAAVTAFVLFPLGEKRFAFPADQVSELARADQLQDFPHTSPWLTGVLVRRGNVVPVCDIAQVLVPGTTAPRRFYLIAKRRFGSTEEDTGIPVSGDCELAVTEMLPVTGKLPNYAAGVLSLESEIVEVIDLEKLLSSDAATTAEVER; encoded by the coding sequence ATGAAAGATGCTGCCGTCACCGCCTTCGTACTGTTTCCCTTGGGAGAGAAGCGCTTTGCTTTTCCTGCGGATCAGGTGAGCGAGCTGGCGCGCGCTGACCAGTTACAGGATTTCCCTCACACCTCTCCATGGCTGACTGGCGTTCTCGTGCGACGGGGAAATGTGGTTCCGGTGTGTGACATCGCGCAGGTACTGGTGCCGGGAACTACAGCGCCACGCAGGTTCTACCTGATTGCCAAGCGGCGGTTCGGCTCAACCGAGGAGGATACTGGCATCCCGGTCAGCGGGGATTGCGAGTTGGCGGTCACAGAGATGCTGCCCGTAACCGGCAAGCTGCCCAACTACGCCGCTGGTGTGCTCTCTCTCGAGTCCGAGATCGTAGAAGTAATCGATCTGGAGAAATTATTGTCGAGCGATGCCGCAACTACTGCCGAGGTGGAGCGATGA
- a CDS encoding MFS transporter produces the protein MAGTTALPEIAQSARHRIAWRLLPFLLVLFIVAFIDRTNIGMAALQMPGELGFDERVIGLGSGIFFLGYFVLQIPGALMVELRSARRIISFMMISWGVITIFTAAIRTAPQFYLLRLLLGAAEAAFFPGIVVYLTHWFTARDRAKALANFIAAIPVSFVIGTPLAGWILGFHWLGLSGWRWLFILEGIPAIVIGIITIFYLTDWPHQASWLSAQESAWIAGELEREKAAKQADRSSSITQAFKDRDVILLTVLYFFLVAGNYALAFWLPTILKRSSGGSNLRVSLLTAIPYLVALVAMQLNGWHSDYTGERRWHTAVPLLLCGIGLLLAGLLNPKLWFTVGLFTLVACGIEASLPAFWAMPTAVLSDAAAAASVGLINAVGNLGGFVGPFALGYLSSRTHSFTPGLMLLVVGYLVAAWLALAVRARGQAP, from the coding sequence ATGGCCGGCACAACCGCCCTTCCTGAAATCGCTCAGAGCGCCCGCCACCGCATAGCTTGGCGGCTCTTGCCGTTTCTGCTGGTGCTCTTCATCGTGGCCTTCATCGACCGCACGAATATCGGCATGGCAGCATTGCAAATGCCGGGAGAACTTGGTTTTGATGAGCGCGTGATCGGCCTGGGGTCGGGCATCTTCTTTCTTGGTTATTTTGTGCTGCAGATTCCGGGCGCTCTGATGGTGGAGTTGCGCAGCGCAAGGCGGATCATCAGCTTCATGATGATCTCCTGGGGAGTGATCACAATATTCACGGCTGCAATCCGGACTGCTCCTCAGTTTTACCTGCTCCGTCTGCTCCTGGGAGCCGCTGAGGCGGCATTCTTTCCCGGCATAGTCGTCTATCTCACGCACTGGTTCACCGCGCGCGACCGTGCCAAGGCACTGGCCAACTTTATCGCTGCCATTCCGGTTTCGTTCGTGATCGGTACACCACTGGCAGGATGGATCCTGGGATTCCATTGGCTCGGCCTGAGCGGCTGGCGCTGGCTGTTCATCCTGGAGGGGATTCCGGCGATCGTGATTGGCATCATTACCATCTTCTATCTGACCGATTGGCCACATCAGGCCAGCTGGTTGAGCGCCCAGGAGAGCGCCTGGATTGCAGGTGAACTCGAACGGGAGAAGGCAGCCAAACAGGCGGACCGTTCTTCCAGCATCACCCAGGCATTCAAAGATCGCGATGTGATTCTTCTCACTGTGCTGTATTTCTTCCTGGTAGCCGGAAACTATGCGCTCGCCTTTTGGTTGCCGACCATTCTTAAGCGGAGTTCGGGAGGCAGTAACTTGAGAGTTTCCCTGCTCACCGCCATTCCCTACCTGGTGGCGCTGGTTGCGATGCAGCTGAATGGGTGGCATTCCGATTACACCGGCGAGCGCCGCTGGCATACAGCGGTTCCGCTTCTTCTTTGTGGAATCGGCCTGCTTCTTGCGGGTTTGCTCAACCCGAAGCTGTGGTTCACGGTTGGTCTGTTCACGCTCGTCGCCTGTGGCATAGAAGCCAGTCTCCCGGCGTTTTGGGCGATGCCTACTGCCGTGCTGAGCGATGCTGCAGCGGCAGCTTCAGTAGGCCTGATTAATGCTGTGGGCAACCTGGGTGGATTTGTGGGACCCTTCGCGCTTGGATATCTTAGCTCGCGAACTCATTCCTTCACGCCCGGCTTGATGCTTCTGGTAGTCGGATATCTAGTGGCGGCGTGGCTGGCCTTGGCGGTGCGGGCGCGAGGTCAAGCGCCATGA
- a CDS encoding protein-glutamate O-methyltransferase CheR — translation MITRQQNVIPMLSEHELEEIRALIERRAGLLFDQSRDRFFHSRIREHMTCRKLVHGQDLLRILKTSNLEYEALLETLLTQETSFFRYPHVFEALEKRVLPEIHVKKFWENPRTLRLWCAGCATGEEAYSIAITLAEALDFTEGWNLQILATDISRRALEHAERGVYSRRALGELTPKQVESHFAKVGDQFLIKPRIRNMVTFVPMNLVDGVYLRRYDAIFCMNVLIYFSDEQRVGVIQRLHDSLEPGGYMFLGHAESIAGVNVKFESVVHRDARLYLKPMNGTVRFASSIGVGEESV, via the coding sequence TTGATTACCAGGCAACAAAACGTGATCCCGATGCTCAGCGAGCATGAACTCGAGGAGATTCGCGCGCTCATTGAGCGGCGCGCCGGGCTGCTCTTCGATCAATCGCGTGATCGGTTCTTCCATTCCCGTATCCGCGAGCACATGACCTGCAGAAAGCTGGTCCATGGGCAGGACTTGTTGCGCATCCTGAAGACTTCCAACCTGGAGTACGAAGCCCTACTGGAAACGCTGCTCACGCAGGAGACCTCATTTTTCCGCTATCCGCACGTCTTTGAGGCTTTGGAGAAGAGAGTTCTGCCGGAAATCCATGTGAAGAAGTTCTGGGAGAATCCGCGCACCCTGCGATTATGGTGCGCGGGCTGCGCTACCGGAGAAGAGGCATACTCCATTGCCATTACCCTGGCCGAAGCCCTGGACTTCACTGAAGGCTGGAATCTGCAGATCCTGGCTACCGATATCAGCCGCCGTGCTCTGGAGCACGCTGAACGCGGGGTGTACTCACGGCGCGCCTTGGGCGAACTGACGCCCAAGCAGGTGGAGTCCCACTTCGCCAAGGTAGGCGACCAATTCCTGATCAAACCTCGTATCCGCAACATGGTGACTTTCGTTCCCATGAACCTGGTGGATGGCGTGTACCTGCGCCGCTACGACGCCATCTTCTGCATGAATGTCCTCATCTATTTCTCTGATGAGCAACGCGTCGGGGTGATTCAGCGCCTGCACGATTCACTGGAGCCCGGTGGTTACATGTTTCTGGGCCACGCGGAATCGATCGCCGGTGTGAACGTCAAGTTTGAAAGCGTTGTTCATCGCGATGCCCGGCTCTACCTGAAGCCGATGAACGGCACGGTACGCTTTGCCTCCAGTATCGGAGTTGGGGAGGAATCGGTTTGA